The Microcystis panniformis FACHB-1757 region CAAGAGAAAAGTCAACAGTGACCAGTAAATAAGTGATCAGTGAACAGTAAACAGTGAACAGTACACAGTACACAGTGATTCAGTCAAAAGACAGCAGGAAACTGCTATTTAATACTACTCACTTAATACTCAAATCTGATAACTGATAACTGACCACTGATAACTGATAACTGACCACTGATGTTGATCCCAATTTAGGAGAAAAACAGGTAATTCATGTCTGCTAACGATACCATCTCGGATATGCTGACCCGCATCCGTAACGCTTGCGCGGTTCGGCAGACCACTACTCAAATTCCCACCACGCGGATGACGCGCAGTATTGCTCAAGTTCTCAAGAACGAAGGCTTTATTGCTGACTTTGAGGAAGTGGGTGAGGGGATTAAATCTCAATTAGTTCTTTCCCTCAAATATAAAGGCAAAAACCGTCAACCGATCATTACTACCCTCACCAGAGTCAGTAAACCGGGACTGCGAGTTTATTCCAACAGTAAAGACTTACCGCGCGTCCTCGGTGGCATTGGCATCGCCATTGTTTCCACCTCTAGAGGCATTATGACCGATCGCGAAGCCCGTAAACAAAACGTTGGCGGCGAAGTCCTTTGCTACATCTGGTAAACAAGGATAAGCTATCAGCCGTCAGCCTTCCCCAGTTTAAACCCGATAGCTGACCCACTGATAACTCTTCCCTGATAACTGATAACTGATAACTGATAACTGTTATGTCTCGTATTGGCAAACGCCCGATTCCTATTCCCAATAAAGTCACCGTCGATATCGATGGTGCTACCGTGACGGTGAAAGGACCCAAAGGAACTCTCCAGAGAACCCTACCCACCGCCGTCACCATCAATAAAGATGGCGAAACCCTGCTCGTTACCCGTCAAGACGATTCGCGTACCGCCAGAGAACGCCACGGACTCTGTAGAACTCTAGTAGCCAACATGGTGGAAGGAGTCGCTACCGGCTTTCAAAAACGCCTCGATATCCAAGGGGTAGGCTACCGCGCCCAGGCGCAGGGTAGTAAATTAGTTCTCAACGTCGGTTACAGTAAACCCGTGGAAATGGAGATGCCCGATGGTGTTTCCGTCGCCGTAGAAAATAATACCCAAGTTATCGTCAGTGGCATCGACAAAGAAGCGGTCGGTAACATTGCCGCTAAAATCCGCGAAGTTCGTCCCCCCGAACCTTATAAAGGAAAAGGGATTCGCTATCTTGGTGAAGTCGTCCGTCGCAAAGTTGGTAAAGCTGGCGGTAAAGGCGGTAAAGGAGGTAAAAAATAAACCATGAAACTTAGTCGCAAAGAATCAGTCCGTCGTCGTCACCAGCGTGTGCGTCGCAAAATTAATGGCACTGCTGAACGGCCGCGTTTATCCGTATTTCGTTCTAATAACCACATCTACGCCCAAATTATCGACGACGTAGCCCAACATACCCTCGCGGCCGCTTCTACCCTAGAGGCCACCTTGCGCGGGGAATTAGAGTCCACCGCTACCCAAGAAGCCTCGGCTGCCGTGGGTAAACTGGTGGCCCAACGGGCCCTAGAAAGAGGCATTGAACAAGTGGTTTTTGATCGCGGTGGCAATCTCTATCACGGTCGCGTCAAAGCCTTAGCAGAAGCCGCTCGGTCAGCCGGCTTAAACTTCTAAAATATCCTTTCAACACTGATAAAACTATGGCAAAACGTCGCAAAGGCAACCGCGAAAAAGAAAAAGAAACCACTTGGCAAGAGCGGGTCATCCAGATCCGCCGGGTTAGTAAAGTGGTTAAGGGTGGTAAAAAACTCAGTTTCCGGGCCATCGTCGTGGTCGGTAATGAAAACGGCCAGGTGGGAGTGGGAGTTGGCAAAGCAGGGGATGTTATCGGGGCCGTCCGTAAAGGCGTGGCCGATGGCAAAAAACAACTAATTGAAGTCTCCTTAACTAAGGCTAGTTCTATCACTCACCTCACCCGGGGTGCTTCCGGTGGCGCTCAGGTGCTTATGCGTCCAGCTGCTCCGGGGACTGGGGTTATTGCTGGGGGTGCTGTCCGTACCGTTTTAGAATTAGCTGGGGTGAAAAATATCCTCGCTAAACAACTCGGTAGCGATAACCCCCTCAATAACGCTAGAGCCGCCGTCAACGCCCTGGAAACTCTCCGCACTTTCTCCGAAGTTGCTAAGGATCGAGGCGTATCTATAGAACATTTGTACACATAGAGAAATCACCATGAAACTCCACGAAATCGCCCCCCAACCGGGGTCAACTAAACGCCGTCGTCGTGTGGGACGGGGTGTCTCGGCCGGCCAGGGCGCTAGTTGCGGTCTGGGAATGCGCGGACAAAAATCTCGCTCTGGGACAGGGACTCGCCCCGGTTTTGAGGGGGGACAAATGCCCCTCTATCGTCGGGTGCCGAAATTAAAGCATTTTCCTTTGGTTAACCCCCGTCAATACACGATCGTTAATCTGAAAAAATTAGCTTCTTTACCCGCTAATACGGAAGTTACCTTGGAAAGTCTCCTAAAAGCTAACATTCTCACCAGCAACGACGGCCCTTTAAAAGTTCTGGGTGATGGTGAAATTACCGTTCCCCTCAAGGTGAAGGCCGCCGCTTTTAGCAATAGTGCTAAAGAGAAAATTACCGCCGCTCAAGGTACTTGGGAAAAGATATAAATTTCCCCAGGAGATTACAAGAAGCAGGCGGGGAACGGGCAGCAGCGAGTTTTTTGCTGTGTGCAGTAAACAGTAATCAGTGAACTGAAAACTCACATCTGATGACTGATAACTGATAACTGATCACTGATAACTGAAGACTGGATTGCTATATCATAAGAAAGACAGGGGAAATCTTAAAAAAATCGAGAAAGTTTTCCCCCTCGATTACTTTTTCCCATAAAAAAACTGCACTAGAGGTAACTGTTAATGGTCGTCAGTCGTGATAAGGCTCCCACGGCACAGGAAACGTTTATGCAAATGGCACAGGCGGCCGGTTTACGCGGTCGCTTGTTGATTACATTGGGTTTACTGATTCTGCTCCGTTTTGGGATGTTTGTACCGATACCCGGTTTGGATCGGGCAAGATTAGCAGAAATTATTCAAGGTAACGCCGCTTTGGGAATCCTTGACCTGTTTACCGGGGGAGGATTATCGACGTTAGGGATTTTTGCCCTCGGCATTCTTCCCTATATCAACGCCTCAATTATCGTGCAACTGCTCACCGCTGCCCTTCCTTCTTTGGAAGATTTACAGAAAAATGAAGG contains the following coding sequences:
- the rpsH gene encoding 30S ribosomal protein S8, giving the protein MSANDTISDMLTRIRNACAVRQTTTQIPTTRMTRSIAQVLKNEGFIADFEEVGEGIKSQLVLSLKYKGKNRQPIITTLTRVSKPGLRVYSNSKDLPRVLGGIGIAIVSTSRGIMTDREARKQNVGGEVLCYIW
- the rplF gene encoding 50S ribosomal protein L6; translated protein: MSRIGKRPIPIPNKVTVDIDGATVTVKGPKGTLQRTLPTAVTINKDGETLLVTRQDDSRTARERHGLCRTLVANMVEGVATGFQKRLDIQGVGYRAQAQGSKLVLNVGYSKPVEMEMPDGVSVAVENNTQVIVSGIDKEAVGNIAAKIREVRPPEPYKGKGIRYLGEVVRRKVGKAGGKGGKGGKK
- the rplR gene encoding 50S ribosomal protein L18, with protein sequence MKLSRKESVRRRHQRVRRKINGTAERPRLSVFRSNNHIYAQIIDDVAQHTLAAASTLEATLRGELESTATQEASAAVGKLVAQRALERGIEQVVFDRGGNLYHGRVKALAEAARSAGLNF
- the rpsE gene encoding 30S ribosomal protein S5; amino-acid sequence: MAKRRKGNREKEKETTWQERVIQIRRVSKVVKGGKKLSFRAIVVVGNENGQVGVGVGKAGDVIGAVRKGVADGKKQLIEVSLTKASSITHLTRGASGGAQVLMRPAAPGTGVIAGGAVRTVLELAGVKNILAKQLGSDNPLNNARAAVNALETLRTFSEVAKDRGVSIEHLYT
- the rplO gene encoding 50S ribosomal protein L15, whose product is MKLHEIAPQPGSTKRRRRVGRGVSAGQGASCGLGMRGQKSRSGTGTRPGFEGGQMPLYRRVPKLKHFPLVNPRQYTIVNLKKLASLPANTEVTLESLLKANILTSNDGPLKVLGDGEITVPLKVKAAAFSNSAKEKITAAQGTWEKI